One Candidatus Hydrogenedentota bacterium DNA segment encodes these proteins:
- a CDS encoding helix-turn-helix domain-containing protein: MDESPETIMTLDEVVAYLRLPKSTVYRLVQSGKIPGQKAGRQWRFHRDAIDAWLSAGPAKKPKVVRGKHR; encoded by the coding sequence ATGGACGAAAGCCCAGAGACAATCATGACCCTTGATGAGGTCGTTGCGTACTTGAGGTTGCCGAAGTCCACGGTCTATAGGCTCGTTCAGTCCGGAAAGATCCCCGGCCAGAAGGCGGGGCGCCAATGGCGCTTTCACAGGGACGCGATTGACGCTTGGCTGAGTGCGGGACCTGCGAAGAAGCCCAAGGTTGTACGCGGAAAGCACAGATGA
- a CDS encoding helicase-related protein, whose protein sequence is MNTEAAFPLGQRISLPGHFPEPVVLESVRSLGSGYECRVRLSDGTPDEAILSEQEAQALFGQSEERASRVTTNDPERTRLLIESARIRLAYAHDRQFAVSLSGIRTLPHQIEAVYLKMLPQPRLRFLLADDPGAGKTIMAGLLIKELKLRQAIERILILCPAPLTIQWQDELLRWFGEPFDMIFAAVDQQQLVNPWQRSTQVVASLDYAKQDDVRERIWQQRWDMVVIDEAHKCSAYTKHSSSRGDEAEKTKRYQLAERLAAQADHLLLLTATPHHGDDDRFAHFVRLIDPDLFPEPHRVPNRAGEIRREILRLGPECPWALRRLKEDLKDMNGRRLFPDRRAHTVTFLLNHDEYDLYKEVTAFINRFLPQASGRKKASVALARTVLQRRLASSTYAICESIRRRLERQQALLKELEDLSPSQRAKRLAYLQGCIADAEQDEDDLDDDERDQLVDEVTAAVELDQLRAEIAALQDLYAQTKRVRDSARDSKLAALKECLEKAEFNELSDGRGKLLIFTEHRDTLTYLSDHLKRWGYSICNIHGGMNPHERKRAQEQFRTACQICVATEAAGEGINLQFCHLMINYDLPWNPTRLEQRLGRIHRIGQEREVDAFNFVASDSEEGQPIIEGRILQRLLLKLEQMRAVLADRVFDVIGEVLSLNDVNLPEMLREVAHDPRRLDEYLDKIERIDPARLQQYEIATGIALARANVDFSSFQRANAESEERRLMPKYVEKHFIEAAREVGLRVEPRADGLWRIEHVLSDLRSERLNAVRRLGKAESVYRKVTFHKEHLDLDQHIDAVLLGPGHPLYAAVDERLNEVLAGLVGGVAVYVDPVAVAPYRLHFFEMSIRGQKVNGDIDTLFAEVVAIKEDPNAPAAEHFAVVPADSLLDLPAHPHPPVDMDSLDSSAAADFLKITYQMEVRTRCQVERQHFVQVCRDYLERSFDARVRAAQDRVMNLRAREAGSPEVAIARQRAENDLADLQRTRKERMEGLQRLDLARHGPVRHIATALVFPPGADACELMLDEADPEIRRRSELAAEDVVIAYEQARGWECERVGHLKIGFDIRSLGPADPQTGYRDPVTGLRRIEVKGRQRGMPIRLTTNEWYKAAQLGDSYWLYVVWDPLNNPDPEPVRIQNPVKHLDHAKKEVVAARYFDIPAQAVEQAARENP, encoded by the coding sequence ATGAATACGGAAGCCGCATTTCCTCTCGGACAACGGATAAGCCTGCCGGGACATTTTCCCGAGCCGGTGGTGCTGGAGTCTGTGCGGTCTCTCGGTTCGGGATACGAGTGCCGAGTACGTTTGTCGGACGGCACGCCGGATGAAGCCATCCTATCGGAACAGGAAGCGCAAGCCCTCTTCGGGCAGTCAGAGGAACGGGCTTCCAGAGTCACCACGAATGACCCCGAAAGAACACGCCTTCTGATTGAGTCCGCTCGTATTCGCCTTGCATACGCCCACGACCGTCAGTTTGCCGTCAGTCTATCGGGCATTCGCACCTTGCCGCACCAAATAGAAGCGGTCTACCTCAAGATGCTGCCGCAACCTCGGCTCCGTTTCCTGCTTGCCGACGATCCCGGCGCGGGCAAGACCATCATGGCCGGGCTGCTCATCAAGGAACTGAAGTTGCGCCAGGCTATCGAACGCATCCTGATACTCTGCCCGGCCCCGCTCACCATCCAGTGGCAGGACGAATTGCTGCGATGGTTTGGCGAGCCGTTCGACATGATCTTCGCTGCCGTGGACCAGCAGCAACTGGTCAACCCGTGGCAGCGGTCAACGCAGGTCGTAGCCTCGCTTGACTACGCCAAGCAGGACGATGTCCGCGAGAGAATCTGGCAACAGCGCTGGGACATGGTGGTCATCGACGAGGCCCACAAGTGCAGCGCCTACACCAAACACTCTTCCTCGCGCGGCGATGAAGCGGAGAAGACGAAGCGCTATCAGCTTGCTGAACGCTTGGCCGCGCAGGCCGATCACTTGCTCCTGTTGACCGCCACCCCGCACCACGGTGACGACGACCGCTTCGCCCATTTCGTCCGTCTCATTGATCCCGACCTGTTCCCCGAACCGCACCGCGTGCCCAACCGGGCCGGAGAAATCCGTCGTGAGATCCTTCGCCTGGGACCCGAATGCCCGTGGGCGTTGCGTCGCCTGAAGGAAGACCTGAAGGACATGAACGGGCGGCGGCTGTTCCCCGACCGGCGCGCGCATACGGTCACATTCCTTCTGAACCACGATGAATACGACCTGTACAAAGAGGTCACCGCCTTCATCAACCGCTTTCTGCCGCAAGCGTCAGGACGGAAGAAGGCGAGCGTGGCTTTGGCTCGCACCGTGTTGCAGCGGCGTCTCGCCAGTTCGACCTATGCCATTTGCGAGTCGATCCGCAGGCGTCTGGAACGCCAACAGGCGCTTCTCAAGGAGTTGGAGGACTTGTCACCCAGCCAGCGGGCCAAGCGTCTGGCCTATCTTCAGGGCTGTATCGCAGATGCCGAGCAAGACGAGGATGATCTCGACGACGACGAGCGCGATCAGCTTGTGGATGAGGTGACGGCCGCAGTCGAGCTCGATCAGTTGCGCGCCGAAATCGCGGCCCTCCAAGATCTGTATGCTCAAACCAAGCGCGTGCGTGACTCCGCCCGCGACTCGAAACTCGCCGCGCTCAAGGAATGCCTGGAAAAGGCGGAGTTCAATGAATTGTCCGACGGGCGCGGAAAGTTGCTCATCTTCACCGAGCATCGCGACACACTTACGTACCTCTCCGACCACCTGAAGCGCTGGGGCTACTCCATCTGCAACATTCACGGCGGCATGAATCCGCATGAACGCAAGCGCGCCCAGGAGCAATTCCGCACGGCTTGCCAGATCTGTGTCGCCACGGAAGCAGCGGGCGAAGGCATCAACCTCCAGTTCTGCCACCTCATGATCAACTACGACCTGCCGTGGAATCCCACGCGCCTCGAACAGCGCCTGGGCCGCATCCATCGAATCGGGCAGGAACGCGAGGTGGATGCGTTCAACTTCGTGGCCAGCGATTCCGAGGAGGGCCAGCCGATCATCGAGGGCCGCATCCTCCAGCGGCTGTTGCTGAAGTTGGAACAGATGCGCGCCGTGTTGGCAGACCGGGTCTTTGACGTGATCGGCGAGGTTCTGTCCCTCAACGATGTCAACCTGCCGGAAATGCTGCGTGAAGTTGCCCACGACCCGCGACGACTGGACGAATACCTCGACAAGATCGAACGGATCGACCCGGCCCGGCTGCAGCAATACGAGATCGCCACCGGCATCGCCCTTGCGCGCGCTAACGTGGACTTCTCTTCCTTTCAGCGCGCCAACGCGGAATCCGAAGAACGCCGGCTGATGCCCAAGTATGTCGAGAAGCACTTCATTGAAGCCGCGCGAGAGGTCGGCCTGCGAGTCGAACCGCGTGCGGATGGCCTCTGGCGCATTGAGCACGTTCTCTCCGACCTCCGCTCCGAGCGCCTAAATGCCGTGCGCCGACTCGGCAAGGCCGAATCCGTCTACCGGAAGGTCACCTTCCACAAAGAGCATCTGGACCTCGACCAACACATAGACGCTGTCCTTTTAGGTCCCGGCCATCCTCTTTACGCGGCTGTGGATGAGCGCCTCAACGAGGTGCTGGCCGGACTTGTTGGCGGCGTTGCGGTGTACGTGGACCCGGTGGCGGTCGCGCCCTATCGCCTCCATTTCTTCGAGATGTCCATTCGAGGACAGAAGGTCAACGGCGACATAGATACACTCTTTGCCGAAGTGGTCGCAATCAAAGAAGACCCGAACGCACCCGCTGCCGAGCATTTCGCTGTTGTTCCAGCGGACAGCCTATTGGACCTCCCCGCACACCCGCATCCGCCTGTTGACATGGATTCGCTGGACTCTAGCGCGGCGGCCGATTTCCTCAAGATCACCTATCAGATGGAAGTGCGGACGCGGTGCCAAGTGGAACGACAGCATTTTGTGCAAGTTTGCCGCGACTATCTCGAACGCTCATTCGATGCCCGCGTTCGCGCCGCGCAGGACCGCGTGATGAACCTGCGCGCTCGCGAGGCGGGTTCACCAGAGGTTGCCATCGCTCGTCAACGGGCCGAGAATGATCTCGCTGATCTGCAACGCACGCGTAAGGAGCGCATGGAGGGTTTGCAACGGCTCGATCTCGCCCGCCATGGCCCTGTGCGCCACATCGCGACAGCATTGGTGTTCCCGCCGGGCGCGGACGCGTGCGAGTTGATGCTCGACGAGGCCGACCCCGAGATACGGCGTCGTTCTGAATTGGCGGCGGAAGATGTGGTTATTGCTTACGAACAGGCTCGCGGCTGGGAGTGTGAGCGAGTCGGACATCTCAAGATCGGCTTCGACATCCGCAGCCTTGGCCCCGCCGACCCGCAGACCGGATACCGGGATCCGGTCACCGGACTTCGCCGCATTGAGGTTAAGGGGCGCCAGCGCGGAATGCCCATCCGCCTGACCACCAACGAATGGTACAAGGCCGCCCAACTCGGCGATTCCTACTGGCTCTACGTGGTCTGGGACCCGCTGAACAACCCGGACCCCGAACCGGTCCGCATTCAGAATCCCGTCAAGCACCTCGACCACGCCAAAAAGGAAGTTGTGGCGGCGCGGTACTTCGACATTCCGGCACAGGCCGTCGAGCAAGCGGCGAGGGAGAATCCATGA
- a CDS encoding PDDEXK nuclease domain-containing protein: MTNKVRKRDTGPDAYNSVLVDVSTVIEAARRSAARSVNCMMTAAYWLIGRRIVEFEQAGAARAEYGEELIERLAADLTARYGRGFSVRNVWLMKAFYLSWQILQIPSAESEHLGILQTVSAQLPPDVAGALREPIFQTASGISATVSRISQDVRVPEIRPTVSGELKEQTLSAKFDLAGLASCFPLPWSAYVRLLSVKNELARKFYETEALRNGWSVRQLDRQIDAQFYERTALSRNKAAMLRKGEKPLPEDRVTPEEAIKDPFILEFLGLKDEYSENDLEEALIRHLEAFLLELGDDFCFVGRQKRLRIGDEWYKVDLLFFHRRLRCLVVIDLKIGKFTHADAGQMHLYLNYAREHWVREGENPPVGLILCARKDEAVARYALEGLPNKVMASEYRTALPDEKELTAEIERTQALLQERKRLAVPMKRGRQKPQGDRKGTKET, translated from the coding sequence ATGACGAACAAGGTCAGGAAACGCGATACCGGCCCGGACGCTTACAATTCGGTCCTTGTCGATGTCTCCACCGTCATCGAGGCCGCCAGACGGTCGGCGGCCCGTTCGGTGAACTGCATGATGACGGCCGCATACTGGCTCATTGGGCGGCGGATCGTCGAGTTCGAGCAGGCCGGAGCAGCGCGAGCAGAATATGGCGAAGAACTCATTGAACGCTTGGCCGCCGATTTGACTGCTCGATATGGACGCGGTTTTTCGGTCCGAAACGTCTGGCTGATGAAAGCATTTTATCTCTCATGGCAGATTCTGCAGATCCCGTCTGCAGAATCTGAACACCTAGGAATTCTGCAGACAGTGTCTGCACAATTGCCTCCGGACGTGGCAGGCGCGCTGAGAGAGCCGATCTTCCAGACGGCGTCTGGAATTTCCGCGACAGTGTCGCGGATTTCTCAGGACGTTCGCGTTCCTGAGATTCGCCCGACAGTGTCTGGCGAATTAAAAGAGCAGACACTGTCTGCCAAATTCGACCTGGCTGGCCTTGCGTCATGTTTCCCCCTCCCGTGGTCGGCCTATGTACGCTTGCTCAGCGTCAAGAACGAACTCGCCCGCAAGTTCTATGAGACCGAAGCCCTGCGCAACGGCTGGTCGGTCCGCCAACTCGACCGGCAGATTGACGCCCAGTTTTACGAACGGACAGCCCTCTCCCGCAACAAGGCGGCCATGCTGCGCAAGGGCGAGAAGCCGCTTCCCGAAGACCGCGTGACCCCTGAAGAGGCAATAAAGGATCCGTTCATTCTCGAGTTCCTTGGCCTCAAGGATGAGTACTCTGAAAACGACCTTGAAGAAGCGCTCATCCGCCACCTCGAAGCGTTTCTCCTGGAACTCGGGGACGACTTCTGCTTCGTCGGTCGGCAGAAACGTCTGCGTATCGGCGATGAGTGGTACAAGGTGGACCTGCTCTTCTTCCATCGTCGCCTGCGGTGTCTAGTCGTCATTGACTTGAAAATAGGCAAGTTTACCCATGCCGACGCCGGCCAGATGCATCTTTACCTCAACTACGCCCGGGAGCACTGGGTGCGCGAGGGCGAAAACCCACCGGTAGGCCTCATCCTTTGCGCCCGGAAGGACGAGGCCGTCGCGCGCTACGCTCTCGAAGGGCTTCCAAACAAGGTCATGGCGTCAGAGTATCGCACCGCCCTTCCGGACGAAAAGGAACTCACCGCCGAAATCGAACGAACCCAAGCCCTGCTGCAAGAACGCAAGAGACTGGCCGTCCCTATGAAGCGTGGCCGGCAGAAGCCGCAAGGGGACAGAAAGGGGACAAAAGAGACATGA